The Sphaerospermopsis torques-reginae ITEP-024 genome has a window encoding:
- a CDS encoding FAD-binding domain-containing protein, with translation MSDLILFWHRRDLRISDNTGLAAARTQTAKVVGVFCLDPGILQQDDVAPARVTYMIGCLQALQQRYLQAGSQLLILHDNPVTAIPQLAEALNAKAVFWNWDVEPYAQIRDNDVISVLKAKGIQTLEKNWDQLLHSPDEIFSGSKTPYTVYTPFWKNWSSKPKNNPVATLENCENLTDAEQEIAKKTGTINLPSAKDLGFNWDGELIIAPGETAAQEKLDNFIKNVIKEYDEQRNYPAVEGTSLLSPALKFGVIGIRTIWEKTTELLADTNSEEVTNNIISWQKELAWREFYQHAMYHFPELAEGAYREVFKNFPWRNNEKHFQAWCEGKTGYPIVDAAMRQLNEIGWMHNRCRMIVASFLTKDLIINPQWGEKYFMQKLIDGDLSANNGGWQWSASSGMDPKPLRIFNPASQAQKFDADGEYIRQWVRELKSVDTEYLISGNITPLERRAVGYPAPIVDHKKQQALFKQLYQEQKAGTD, from the coding sequence ATTTTGCAACAGGATGATGTTGCACCTGCTAGAGTAACTTACATGATCGGCTGTTTACAAGCATTGCAACAACGATATCTTCAAGCAGGTAGTCAGTTATTAATTTTACATGACAATCCAGTGACAGCCATTCCTCAATTAGCTGAAGCCTTAAATGCAAAAGCAGTTTTTTGGAATTGGGATGTTGAACCCTACGCACAAATACGGGATAATGATGTAATTTCAGTATTAAAAGCAAAAGGTATTCAGACACTTGAGAAAAATTGGGATCAATTATTACATTCACCCGATGAAATTTTTAGTGGTTCAAAAACTCCCTACACAGTTTATACTCCCTTCTGGAAAAATTGGAGTAGTAAACCTAAAAATAACCCAGTTGCAACTTTAGAAAACTGCGAAAATTTAACAGATGCAGAACAGGAAATAGCTAAAAAAACAGGCACAATTAATTTACCTTCTGCAAAAGATTTAGGTTTTAATTGGGATGGGGAATTAATAATTGCACCAGGAGAAACAGCAGCACAAGAAAAATTAGATAATTTCATAAAAAATGTCATTAAAGAATATGATGAACAAAGAAATTATCCTGCTGTTGAAGGAACATCTTTATTAAGTCCAGCTTTGAAATTTGGTGTTATAGGAATTAGGACAATTTGGGAAAAAACTACCGAATTATTAGCAGATACTAACAGCGAAGAAGTCACCAATAATATTATATCTTGGCAGAAAGAATTAGCATGGCGGGAATTTTATCAACACGCCATGTATCATTTTCCAGAATTAGCTGAAGGTGCATATAGAGAAGTTTTTAAAAACTTTCCTTGGCGAAATAACGAAAAACATTTTCAAGCTTGGTGTGAAGGAAAAACCGGTTATCCTATAGTTGATGCAGCCATGCGACAATTAAATGAAATCGGCTGGATGCACAATAGATGTAGAATGATAGTAGCCAGTTTTTTAACCAAAGATTTAATTATAAACCCCCAATGGGGAGAAAAATATTTTATGCAGAAACTCATCGACGGTGACTTATCTGCTAATAATGGTGGTTGGCAATGGAGTGCATCAAGTGGCATGGACCCCAAACCATTAAGAATATTTAACCCAGCTAGTCAAGCACAGAAATTTGATGCTGATGGGGAATATATTCGCCAATGGGTGAGAGAATTAAAATCTGTAGATACAGAATATTTAATAAGTGGAAATATTACACCCTTAGAACGTCGTGCAGTTGGTTATCCTGCACCCATTGTAGATCATAAAAAACAACAAGCTTTGTTTAAACAATTGTATCAAGAACAGAAAGCTGGTACAGATTAA